A region from the Desulfomarina profundi genome encodes:
- a CDS encoding molybdopterin-dependent oxidoreductase, with protein sequence MMMKKSVYSICGMCTVRCPIRVETENNKVTWIEGNQHLLGGALCAKGSAGPALVADKERPQQPLIRDGARGSGRWKEVSWPTAYDYITDKLKKIKSEYGPESVVLSSRGGPWQSLYKAFIHRFGSPNYTNHDNTCGRNTHHSSLSINGVGRKGFVYDIKNAKHLILFGRNMFSSLRIAENLQTLDMLDNGGKLTYVDVRQTMTGLKATRFFQVRPGTDYALALGMIHEIIRREAYDAEFIERYVTGFDQLCYFVEQYTPAWAAKECGVREKAIKNFVDELQEDMPKVIFHPGWNYSRYKDSFYAARALHILNVLMGSIEQKGGLIIPKGPGDCGVPSIRNIDFPKPDIKRGDGVGWKYNHFDKGPGLAHLFFPTMESEDPYPIKAWIAMRHDPFSCMPEPQKQEKYFDKCDLLVSIDAHYSEFGWYSDVILPESTYLERDNGICVQKGPKPRFGRRQKAIELENDTKPSWQIFKDLADRLDMKDFFPFDTIEDFWKWQLEPTGFKLEDFDEKGFIPLTDKVIMYDPKNLDGQFKTPSGKIEIISKKLDDAGLPSLKEYESPIRPPKGMFRLVYGRTAVHTHGHTINNPLLNELMPENSLWINVKAAKKLGIADGDLVDVVSENETYSGTVPARVVEYIHPEAVYTLHGFGREIPLQTRACHAGISDQKLMDNKLDDWDQAGGAINLCEVFVVVRRSVRSAKRRVEL encoded by the coding sequence ATGATGATGAAAAAATCTGTTTACTCCATCTGCGGGATGTGCACCGTACGCTGTCCCATCAGGGTGGAAACAGAAAACAACAAGGTAACCTGGATCGAAGGGAATCAGCATCTCTTAGGTGGTGCTCTCTGCGCTAAAGGTTCTGCGGGTCCGGCGCTGGTTGCCGACAAGGAACGACCCCAGCAGCCACTTATTCGTGACGGTGCCAGAGGCTCCGGCCGCTGGAAAGAGGTCAGCTGGCCGACAGCCTATGACTATATTACGGACAAGCTGAAAAAAATCAAAAGTGAATATGGACCCGAATCCGTTGTCCTCAGTTCCAGGGGCGGTCCGTGGCAATCCCTGTACAAGGCATTTATTCACAGGTTCGGCTCCCCGAATTACACCAACCATGACAATACCTGTGGACGAAACACCCACCACTCCAGCCTCTCTATCAACGGAGTAGGCAGGAAAGGGTTTGTTTACGATATCAAAAATGCCAAACACCTGATTCTTTTCGGCCGCAATATGTTTTCTTCCCTGCGCATTGCCGAAAACCTGCAGACTCTTGACATGCTCGACAACGGAGGCAAGCTGACCTACGTTGACGTTCGCCAGACAATGACCGGACTGAAAGCAACCCGTTTTTTCCAGGTGCGTCCCGGAACTGATTACGCTCTGGCGCTGGGCATGATTCATGAAATAATCCGCAGAGAAGCCTATGATGCGGAATTTATTGAACGATATGTTACAGGTTTTGACCAGCTCTGTTATTTTGTAGAACAGTACACACCCGCATGGGCGGCCAAGGAATGCGGAGTACGGGAAAAGGCCATCAAGAACTTTGTGGATGAGCTGCAGGAAGATATGCCGAAAGTCATCTTCCATCCGGGCTGGAACTACTCCAGGTACAAGGACTCCTTTTATGCCGCAAGAGCCCTGCATATCCTGAACGTCCTCATGGGCAGCATTGAGCAGAAAGGCGGCCTCATTATTCCCAAGGGACCAGGTGACTGTGGAGTTCCATCCATCAGAAATATTGACTTTCCCAAACCTGATATCAAACGTGGTGATGGTGTAGGCTGGAAATACAACCATTTCGACAAGGGACCCGGACTCGCCCATCTCTTCTTTCCCACCATGGAAAGTGAAGATCCCTATCCGATCAAGGCCTGGATAGCCATGCGTCATGACCCGTTCTCATGCATGCCCGAGCCCCAGAAGCAGGAAAAGTATTTTGATAAATGCGACCTGCTCGTATCCATCGACGCCCACTACAGTGAATTCGGCTGGTATTCCGACGTTATCCTGCCGGAATCCACTTACCTGGAAAGGGATAACGGCATCTGTGTCCAGAAAGGGCCCAAGCCCCGGTTCGGCAGAAGACAGAAAGCGATAGAACTTGAAAATGATACCAAGCCATCCTGGCAGATCTTCAAGGATCTGGCAGACCGCCTGGATATGAAGGATTTCTTTCCGTTTGATACCATCGAAGATTTCTGGAAGTGGCAGCTTGAGCCCACAGGATTCAAACTGGAAGATTTTGATGAAAAGGGATTTATACCTCTCACCGACAAGGTGATCATGTACGATCCGAAAAACCTCGACGGCCAGTTCAAAACTCCTTCGGGCAAAATTGAAATCATCAGTAAAAAACTCGATGACGCCGGCCTGCCTTCTCTGAAGGAATATGAATCACCCATCAGACCACCGAAAGGTATGTTCAGACTGGTTTATGGCCGTACTGCGGTTCATACCCACGGTCATACCATCAACAATCCGCTTCTCAACGAGCTGATGCCTGAAAACAGCCTGTGGATTAATGTGAAGGCAGCCAAGAAGCTTGGTATTGCCGATGGTGACCTGGTTGATGTCGTTTCCGAGAATGAAACCTACAGTGGAACAGTTCCGGCACGCGTGGTGGAATACATCCATCCGGAAGCTGTCTATACCCTGCACGGCTTCGGTCGGGAGATTCCACTCCAGACCAGGGCCTGCCATGCAGGAATCAGCGATCAGAAGCTGATGGATAACAAGCTGGATGACTGGGATCAGGCTGGTGGTGCCATTAACCTCTGCGAGGTTTTTGTTGTCGTCCGTCGCAGTGTCAGAAGTGCCAAGAGGAGGGTTGAGTTATGA
- the argA gene encoding amino-acid N-acetyltransferase, translated as MNSYNNNFLKWFRHVSPYIHLHRGKTFVIMIPGDCIEQQNFPNIIWDIATLHSLGIRLVIVHGARIQIEKELSKDNIRSRFHEGSRITERNHLEAVLKAIGSTRFQLEALFSSGLPDSPMSGAKIKLRSGNFITAKPQGVINGIDHQMTGKVRSVDTDAILEIVAGGGLPLLSPLGYSVTGEVFNLSFADVGISVAATIQADKILIFNDDGPIHDKNNSLYRQLTIEQCETFLHDQHDHAPASSYFSLRACLAACRRGIPRAHIISSMEDGTLLKELFTRDGNGTMVYGDHYESIRAAETNDVVGIMNLISPLEKKGILVKRSRELLEKEIGYFTVMEKDNMIIGCAALYPIQDAAAGELACVAVMKEYQKDGRAKQLLDHIEKKARQHGLKQIFSLTTRTAHWFLEQGFVETSLDRMPASRKKLYNYQRNSKIFVKSLQEPVQLSTE; from the coding sequence ATGAACAGCTACAACAATAATTTTTTGAAATGGTTCCGCCATGTGTCTCCCTATATTCATCTTCACCGGGGAAAGACCTTTGTCATCATGATCCCGGGAGACTGCATTGAACAGCAGAACTTTCCCAATATTATCTGGGATATCGCGACCCTGCACTCCCTCGGTATACGCCTTGTCATCGTTCACGGGGCAAGAATACAGATCGAAAAGGAACTGTCGAAGGATAACATCCGATCCCGTTTTCATGAAGGGTCAAGAATCACGGAAAGAAACCACCTGGAAGCCGTTCTCAAGGCGATCGGGTCCACACGCTTCCAGCTGGAGGCTCTTTTTTCCAGTGGCCTGCCGGATTCTCCCATGTCCGGAGCAAAAATAAAGCTTCGCAGCGGTAATTTCATAACCGCGAAACCACAGGGTGTAATCAACGGCATCGATCATCAGATGACCGGAAAAGTGCGCAGTGTCGATACTGATGCCATTCTGGAAATTGTCGCAGGTGGCGGACTACCTCTTCTCTCTCCCCTGGGATACTCGGTCACCGGGGAAGTCTTCAACCTCTCTTTCGCCGATGTCGGAATCAGTGTAGCTGCCACCATTCAAGCTGATAAAATTCTTATTTTCAATGACGACGGCCCCATCCACGATAAAAATAACAGTCTCTACCGTCAGTTGACAATTGAACAGTGTGAAACATTTCTCCATGACCAACACGACCACGCACCCGCGAGCTCCTATTTTTCCCTGCGTGCCTGCCTGGCTGCCTGCCGACGAGGTATCCCCAGGGCCCATATCATTTCATCCATGGAAGACGGTACCCTGCTCAAGGAACTGTTTACCCGGGACGGCAACGGGACGATGGTTTACGGTGATCACTATGAATCCATCAGAGCAGCAGAGACCAATGATGTTGTCGGTATCATGAATCTTATTTCTCCCCTGGAAAAAAAAGGAATCCTGGTAAAACGTTCCCGTGAGCTTCTGGAGAAGGAGATAGGATATTTCACCGTCATGGAAAAGGATAATATGATTATTGGTTGCGCAGCCCTTTACCCGATCCAGGATGCAGCAGCTGGAGAACTGGCATGTGTTGCAGTCATGAAAGAATATCAAAAGGATGGTCGAGCAAAACAACTGCTCGACCATATTGAAAAGAAGGCGAGGCAACATGGCCTGAAACAGATTTTTTCGCTGACCACCAGGACCGCCCACTGGTTTCTTGAACAGGGATTTGTTGAAACCAGCCTGGACAGGATGCCGGCAAGCCGGAAAAAATTATATAACTACCAGCGTAACTCCAAGATTTTTGTAAAATCTCTCCAGGAACCTGTCCAACTATCTACAGAGTAA
- a CDS encoding 4Fe-4S dicluster domain-containing protein, with product MNKYMIYLNGKRCIGCHGCEIHCKANKNLPVGPQLCEIDHSEMVTVKSVSKTEFFFRSCYHCEEPFCVPICPTDAMIKREDGIVYIDQEKCIGCMACAGACPWTIPQMNPDTKKAIKCDYCMDRVDAGLKPACVTKCTTHALKFVILQEVE from the coding sequence ATGAACAAATATATGATCTACCTCAACGGAAAACGATGTATAGGCTGCCACGGTTGCGAAATCCACTGCAAGGCCAACAAAAATCTTCCGGTAGGACCTCAGCTCTGTGAAATTGATCACTCCGAGATGGTCACGGTGAAAAGCGTTTCAAAAACGGAATTCTTTTTCCGTTCCTGCTATCACTGCGAAGAACCGTTCTGTGTTCCAATCTGTCCGACGGATGCCATGATCAAGCGGGAGGATGGTATTGTCTATATCGACCAGGAGAAATGCATAGGCTGCATGGCCTGTGCCGGAGCCTGTCCGTGGACAATTCCACAGATGAACCCGGATACCAAAAAAGCGATAAAATGTGATTACTGCATGGATCGCGTAGATGCAGGTTTGAAGCCAGCCTGCGTTACCAAATGTACCACCCATGCACTGAAATTTGTTATCCTTCAGGAAGTGGAGTAA